Proteins encoded by one window of Salvia splendens isolate huo1 chromosome 5, SspV2, whole genome shotgun sequence:
- the LOC121803385 gene encoding 40S ribosomal protein S27-2-like has product MVLPNDYDLLNPPPELEKSKHKLKRLIPTPNSFFMDVKCPGCFNIMTVFSHSTMVVMCSNCQTVLCQPTGGRARLTEGCSFRLKGEASPSS; this is encoded by the exons ATG GTCCTGCCGAACGACTACGATCTGCTCAACCCACCGCCGGAGCTTGAGAAGAGCAAGCACAAGCTCAAGCGCCTAATTCCAACGCCAAACTCTTTCTTTATGGACGTCAAATGCCCGGGCTGCTTCAACAT AATGACGGTGTTCAGCCACTCGACGATGGTGGTTATGTGCAGCAACTGCCAGACGGTGTTGTGCCAGCCTACGGGTGGGCGCGCCAGGCTCACCGAGGGCTGCTCCTTCCGGCTGAAGGGCGAGGCATCACCATCATCGTGA